The following DNA comes from Nicotiana sylvestris chromosome 10, ASM39365v2, whole genome shotgun sequence.
TATTGACCCAGCACCTCTCCAAAAGCTAAACCACTAGCGTTATACATGAGTTCAAATGGAAGTGACCAAtcgggtgtgacaataataggtgtcgtggtgagattttctttcaattcctcGAAAGCTTTGAGACACTTCTCATCAAATATAAAATTTGCATCTTTTTCAAGGAGCTTGCGCATGGGATTTGTAATTTTTGAGAAGTCCTTGATGAAACGCCTATAGAAGTCGGCATGCCCCAAAAAGCTTTGGACACCTTTTACTGAAGTGGGTGGAGGAAGCTTGGAAGTGATTTTGATCTTTGCCCGATCAACCTCTATGCCTTGTTTGGAAATTTGTGGCCCAAAACAATGCCCTCGTCCACCATGAAGTAGCATTTctccatgaatcctctacatgaggctgtcatCATAAGGCAGTGTGAGGcgtagaggagtgattatatagccaaggcatttgtataacaataccggtgctattgtccccttTATTTCTActcttcctaattgttgtatttttatttttattttattaataaaaaattagccctaggcgcttgcctagcggattgctaAAAAAAGGTAGCATTTCTCCCAGCTTAGCACAAGGcttgtttcttcacatcttttGAGCACTTGTCTAAGGTTGTCAAGACAATACCCAAAGGAATAACACACTACAGAGAAGTCATCCATAAACACCTCTAAGAAATCTTCCACCATGTCCGAGAAGATTGATATCATGCACCATTGAAAAGTAGTCGGGGCGTTGCATAGCCCAAATGGCAtacgactaaaggaaaaagtccCATATGAGCATGTGAATGTTGTCTTCTCTTGATCTTCCAAGGCGATATTGATTTTGTTATTGCCGgaatatccatccaagaagcAGTAGAATGACCTTCCCCctagccgatcaagcatttgatcaataaaaggcatagggaaatggACCTTGCAAGTAGCACTGTTTAGCTTTCGGTGGTCCATGCAAACTCTCCACTCGGTCACTTTTCTCgttgggatgagctcatttttGTCTTTTTGGATCATGGTCATGCCTCatttctttggcacacattgcactGGACTCACCCCAAAACTATCGGCAATGGGGTAGACCACCCCGTCATCTAACCATtggatgatttctttctttaccacctcttgTATGGAAGGGTTTaaccttctttgatgctccaTGCTTGGTTTGCTCTCTTGCTCCAATTATATCTTGTGCTCACAAATTCCGGCGGGAATCCCTGGATGTTCGCTATTGTCCACCCAATGGCTTGCATGTGCTCCCTCAGGACATTCAATAAgtgttctacctgcacatcattcaacaaagaagaaacgATTACCAGTAGAGTTTCATTagagccaagaaatttatacctcaagtCACGTAGAAGTGGCTCAAGCTCAAGTTGTGGAGGCTCAATAATTGAAGGCTTGGCGGGGGTAGTGACTCTATTCTCTAAGAAAAGATAAAATTTCTTTGGTTCATAAGTGTAGGACCCAAGTCCTTTTAATGCATTCACCAATTCTATGTACCCATCTATGTCTTCACCATCAAAATTCACCAAAATAGCTGCCAACGCCTCACCAAGGCATTGTTATTCCATCTTCATCTCGATTGCATCTTCTACCTCACCAATAACATCAATGACTGAGATGTTTTCATATGCATGTGGCAACTTCATACCCTTACTCACTTGAAAGATAACCTCTTCGTCGTTAACTCGGAACTTGACCTCATTTCATTCCGAATCCATAAGTACTCTTCCGGTAGCAAGGAATGGTTACCCAAGATGACAGGTATTTCTTTGTCAGTAGCGCAATCAAGGATCACAAAGTTAGCGGGGAATAGGAACTTTTCCACTttcacaagaacatcatcaacaaTCCCCACCGGTCTCTTTATCGAGTGATcagccatttgcaacctcatactTGTAGGCCTCGGCATACCTAACCCTGCTTGCTTGTAAATATCAAGAGGCATTATATTTATTCTAGCCCCATTATCACAAAGAGCTCTCGCAAAATCGTGCAACCCAATGGTTCATAGAATGGTAAAAGCTCAGgggtcttctttcttttgaacggTGGTTGTTGCAATAATGGAACTAACCCAGTGAGTCGCATTCACCACTTCATTCTTGGTGGTTTTATTCTTGGTGATCAAGTCTTTCAAATACTTAGCAAAATTCggcatctcttgaaatgcttccacGAATGGAATATTCACTGATAATTGCTTGAGAATGTCATAGAACTTCTTGAGTTTGTTATCATCAACCTTTCTAGCAAGTCTTTGAGGAAAAggaggaggaggtctaggaatTGGTGCTAAAGTTTTTGCAATCTCTTTTACCTCTTCCTTAACCTCTTCCCAGTTCACTTCTTGAATTTTCACCTCTTCTAGAACTTTctcaacttcaacaacaattggCACTTCAACTTGTGCCTCAACTTCTTGTTCGGAATCTTCCACTTCGACCACTTGTTCATTCTCTCCTTGAAGTATTTTCCCATTCCGAGTTGTGATTGCCATACAATGAGAAGTTGGACTGCTCCCACTACCTTTTGGGTTTGCAATTGTGTCACTTGGGAGTGTGCCCTTTTGCTTCGAATTTTGCTCTTTTGAGAGATCCCTCATTTGCATCTCTAACCTTTGAATAGATGCGGTATGAGAACCCACAAGCTCGGTCATATTCCTCATTGAAGTGTCGGATCTTTCTTGATTTTGCAATACACGTTCAAGCATGTTTTCCAACTTGGAATCACTTGAAGAACTTTCCTTCCAATGTGGGGAGTTGGAATATAGCCCCTTTGGTGGAACATAGGGGTTTGAACTccgatttgaaaagttgttgttgttgttactccaattcccttgatttgaactaccttggtcatttcgccattgttggttgccttgcccttgcgagttaggcctccattgattttgttaTCCTGAACCTTGGTAGGGCTGCCTTTGATAAcctccttgagagttgttgacaCAATTTGCTTCCTCGTAATCCTCATTTGATGTGGATTGAACATCTTCCACCACATTTACCTTTTTTGTTTGGCTTTCGGTGTACATCTTCGTCAACACATTGACGTTGGTGGAAAGCACGACAATTACTTGATCACTTTCTTGGTTCTCCTTAATCATGTTGGTCAGGGAAGGAGTATTGTATGCAATTCCACCTGTGGTGTCCTCTGAGTGCCAAACTTGGTTAAGTTTTGCCATTTTGTCAAGGATTTGTGTGATCCTCGCAATTGTTTTATCCATAAAAGATCCATCAACTGCATTTTTGGCTATAGATTGATTCATAGGATCCGTGCCCATGTAAAATTTCTCCAACAAGATAGATTCCAGAAAACCATGATTCGGCAACCTCACTAAATATAGCTTGAATCGATCTCATTCCTCATGTAGGTGTTCTCCCGGTAgttgcttgaaaaagaaaattttataccGGAGCTCAGACTTCTTGCTTTACGGGAACCATTTAGCTAGGAAAGCTCGGACGAGTTTAGGCTAAGAATGAATAGAATTTGGTGGTAGATTttggatcattttccttgcctctCCAGCTAGTAAGTACTTGAACACCCTCAGTCTTAGGGCATCATCTGAAATGTTGTTCTGCTTGTGCATCGCACACACACCCAAACAGTTTCTGAGATGTTGTGTCGGATCATCATTGGTGGAATTTCTAAAAAATCCCTCTACTTTGAGCATTAAGATTAAACCGTGTTCCACCTTAAAAGTGGCAGCATCAACTTTTGGAGGGACAATGGcattggtatcctcaatgtactaATCTATATCCACAAAAGGGTTCACTTCTTcgtcatactcggccatgttttTTTATTAACACCTAGCAAAGCAAGCAAAGTGTGATGAAATAGAAGAAGacgtaaagtaaagcacacactaattagtaattgCAAAATCGTATTTCCCGACAACGGAGAcaaaatttgatacgctcaaattatacttaaataaatagtgtaaggcggttggtgtcaaatataataacccaacaaagTTGGAGAATATGTGTGAAAAGGTTACTTGAACAGTGTGAAACTTGACttaagtcgtaattctattcTTTTAGCTTAAAAAGAGAATGATATGATTGTGAATTAACAAGAGAACTATTTTGTTGTGAGAATGTAATTAATTTGGTTAAGGAAACCAAGGTTATGTCCTCATCAATGaaatgtaatgctatcggtgttaatatgatatatttctaatggaaggtcctttgATATGCAAACGGTTTCTAAAtaactacccaatattttccaatagttgggtagtattttccCTTTATAATTTtctcaaatataaaagagttacaattaagaataactAAAGTATGCCAAGTAggacccacttattcctaagcgatcctattaaacaaggtttaaagccttgagttcttgatattcacttctaccaaaccctaacccacttttccaagtaaagataGAGTAAAATGGAATAagtcaatgtttgcaaccaccaacaataaataaagcataagaatgaataaatatcaaccaaccattatatatatatatatatatatatatatatatatatatatatatatatatatatatatatatatatatatatatattcaatgttaaacacccactAACATTACACCcgtttagggtccacaaccttagtatttaaagctaGCTTCATACTagaatacaaaaataaagtaataaataaagtcataaagcttacaaaggtacaagattctctcttcaaaagttttaaaaataaTGGTATATTTGATTCCTTTAATGTAGTCCTTCAGACTCAATGACCCATAAAAATCCTagtaaatctatttatagtggactACAAGTTGGGGTCAAgattggacaaaaatgccccggCAGAGCCCTTCTGCAACCGCATAATGGTCGCAGACCATGTATGCAGTCTGCATAATTGACAATTGTATCGCAGAATTTCAGATCTTCAAGCCCAGATTTCCACTACATTTTCGCATATTAGTTATGCGACTGCATTTTTCATCGCAGAAGTGCTACGCAAGTTTTTCAATTGCAATTGTGCGGTCACTATGTGGTTCGTAGAATTGTTATGCGGCTCGCAAAAGTGTTATGCAACTGCATAATGGACCGCACATCCTTCTCTTCAGTTGGCCAAAAACCTACTTCAGTTTGCGgtgattatgcggtccgcatattacTTCTGCGGTCGCATACTTGCAGCATTCCTAACCTTTTATGGCTTTTTgacttcttttctatatttttgggTCTTCAAGTCTCATGCACTATAAAACACCAAAATTTTATAAGAATTAACTACAGATGCATTGAAAGACGAGCTAAAGTCTATGTAATTGGTATCAAAAGTACCGAAATTCTACGGCACATCAAGTTGACTTATTACATCTTCAACGTCAGCACTACCGAGCTAGTGAAGTACTTAGAGAGATAAGGAACAAGGTTAGGTGGTGAAAGGAGGTGAGAAAGGACCCAAATAAGCATAGCCAGGAATTCTTGTGCGAGTTCCATAATGATCACGACCACACAATTTCGACTGCAGAGTCTTACAAAACAAAAATGGTTAGATATTGaaaaatattaatataatatGCTTCATGCTATGTACACTTAGTTGTGAAGAAAGttgtataattacatttttgAGCTTGCTTCCATGAGAATTCAATTACATTCTTGAGCTTGCTTCCAAAAGAATTCAAATTATTCTCATGTTGCTGATCCAACTAATACAAAAGTTGATACTACATTGTGATAAAATCTGAATTTTCATAGCTGACAACACATACTTTCATCTTGATACACATTGAACGAAAGTAATATCGAGCATTAGAATCAGAACAATGTATACCAAGCCAAGCTAATCACTCTTTTTGTTTCTGATTGCAATTCAAATCTAGAATATATTGATAAAATAAACACATGTATTTCAAAATCCACCTAGAAACATGGAGATAGTGGAAAAAACAGATAAGTATAAATCAAATATTCAAAATCATACATGttataccaaaaagaaaaataaagaaaaaaatacaaaaaaaaaaattcatagtCAAATGAAGATCAATAATCTTTAAAAATAGAATCAAAGATTTACACACTGACGGAAAGAATAGAGGAAAACTGAGCATTCCTAAAATAGGGGTACCTCACCGAGCGCTTTAGTGAATAGGGAAAAAATCGTACATGCAAAAACGAAAAAAGGAGGAACCATTGCGGGCCCCCATCTCAAAAGTGTTTGGTTAATGTCATCTTTGGAGACAAAATAGTGAATGTTGTCACATACACGGCCTTGAAGAAGCTCTCCAAGGTACCCATCACTCGTGAGAAGCGTACCTGGCAGACCCTGGTCGAGGAAGAAATCACATTCAGTGACAAGGACGCAGATGGAATGCCCATGGCACATAACGATGCGCTGGtaattattttacaatttttttatACTGATGTTAGACATATTTTCGTTGACCcaagtagctcggccaacatcattcaAATGCGAGTGATCAAGGAGATACATATTGAGGACATGATCATCACAAAAGCACTACTACTCTCCGGATTCAATAACTTTAGTGAAATGACTAAAGGCGAAATCACCTTGAGGACCTTCCTGGAATAGGTAACTCGAGATACTCCATTCCAAGTCGTGGTTGGGGACATGACCTACAATGCCGTCCTCAGACGACCGTAGATACACGATATGGATGGGGTACTGTCAACCTTTCACCAAGTTATAAAATTCTCTTCACCATATAGGATCAGAGAAATCCAAGGAGAACAAAGAATATCCCGAGAGGTCAATTCAATCATAGGCACCAGTACCCTTCCCAAATGGGAGAGAGATAaatagaaacaacaacaacctatcccagtgcaagatgcatcAGTTCCTGGGGACCAAATCATCCATCCAAAAAAACTATTACCACCGAGTCAACCATTGAAGAACTGGAAGAAGTGATCTTATTCTATTGACCAGAAAGGAAGGTCTACATTAGTTCGAGGCTGACCCTCGAACATAAGCGTAAATTAATTGAATTTTTACGTGATAACTCTGATTATTTTGATTGGTCTCATGTAGACATAGAAAGAATCCCATCGGAAGTAGTGAATCATAAACTTAATGCCAATCCTAATTGTCGCATCATTAAGTAAAAGAAGAGAAACATTGGATCCGTAAAAAATAAAACCGTGGAAGAAGAAGTAGCCAAATTACTTAACAATGGGTTCATCCGAGATGTGAAGTACCTAGACTGGTTAGTCAACATTGTATTTCCCAAGAAAAATGGCAAATGGAGGGTGTTCTTCGACTATAAAGACCTCAACAAGGCTTGCTCGGAAGATTCTTTTCCAGTGCCAAACATTGATCAACTCGTAGAATCGACAACTAAACATGAACTATTGAGTTTTTTGGATGCATACTTCGGGTACGACCAGATAAAAATAGACTCGGGGGACTAGGAAAAAGATATCCTTCATAATTGATCGGAGGACATATTGCTACAACGTTATTCCAGTTGGGTTAAAAATGAAGAGCTACATACCAAAGGCTCGTCACCCAAATATTTGCAGATTACATCAAAAAATTGATGGAAGTCTATATTGATGAGATACTGGTAAAATCAGTCCAAGCAGATGACCATTTGGATCAGCTACAGGAAGCATTTACCGTTCTTTAAAGTATAACATGAAGTTGAACCCGGAGAAATGCGCCTTCAGAGTAGTCTCAAATAAGATTCTTAGTCTCAAATAGAGGAATACAAGATAACCCCATGTAGATAAAACCCATTACAAGATCTCAATAATATTGAAAAACTAGAAAGAGGTGATGAGGCTGACCGGATAGATAACATCCCTTAGCCAATTCATATCCTGTTACTCACAAAGATATAACAATCTTCACATCATTAAAAGAAGAATAAAGACTTTGAGCGCACTCCCAAATGTCAACAAGCACCCCGGGATCTAAAAAGGTACCTGTCGAATCCATCGTTCCTATCCAAGCCACAACCAGTAGAGCAATTTTTGGTGTATCCAGTCATGTCTAAAACTGTTGTAAGTGTCGTGTTGGTATGAGAAGAAAAAGGTATGCAATCCTCTATCTACTATGTTAATAAGGCACGTAAAGATTCTGAAACTAGGCATCCTCTCCTAGAGAAACTAGTCTTAGCACTTGTAATGGCCTCCCTGAAACTAAGGCCTTACTTCTAATGTTACCCTGTCTTCATGGTGACCACCTTTCCACTACAAAATATTCTTCATAAGCTGGATCTTTTCGAGAGGCTTGCCAAATGGGCAATCAAATTAATTGCATTTGATATAACATATCAACCTCGCACCGCCATCAAGTCACAAGTCCTAATTAACTTTGTTGCTGACTTTAGTGCGATCATACTCCCAGAGGCCGAGAAGGAAGTGATAACTTTCAGAACAAAGCCAAGGCTCTGTACCTTATACAATGACGACCCTTGAGTACCAAAGGATCCGGGTTAGGAAATGTAGTTATTACCCCGACCACTGAAATAGTACGATAAACCATTAAATACAATTTTATAACTAACAATGCAACAGAGTATGAGGCAGTGATCGCAGGTCTCGAACTAGCAAGAGAGCTAGGAGCAGAATATATAGAATTGAAAATCGACTCACAACTAGCAGTCAACCAAGTATAGGAGACTTACAAGGCATGAGACTTGCGAATAATGCAGTTCTTGAACAGAGTCATTTCCCTCTTTGGTCAATTTCGTGAATGTAAGGCCACTCAAATACCTTGGGAAGAACAAGTCAAAGTTGATGCCCTAGACACGCTAGGGGAAACTTTAAGCATCATTGATCAAGAGAAAATTCGGTGGTTCATCTATTCTACTCAAACATAAATCAACAACAAGATGAGGTGAATATAGTTCACCTGGTTCAGGATTAGCATGGTGCAATCATCGACTATTTTGAGAATGAAGCATTGCCGAAAGATAATCAAAGATTTCTGAAGCTCGAAAACAAAACATCCAAATATTGCCTTGTATCAGACAATTTGTACCGAAAAACCTACATCGGCCCACTGGCCAAGTATTTGGGCCCAGATATGTTGATTATGTGATACAAGAAGTTCACAAAGAAAACTAAATAAACCATTTGTGGGATGTCAAAAGCTATAGGGCCGGTTACCTTTGACCCTAGATGAAACGATATGTTGCAGATTTCATAAAAGAATGTGGGAAATACAGTGGTTCGCTCGACGATTACACCAACTGTGGAGCTTTTTAACTCAATTCTAGATCCATGGTCCTTCATGAAATGAGGGATGGATATTGTGAGACCATTACCACAAGCCCCGGGAAAAGTAATATTTCTCCTAGTACTCATAGACTATAGACTATTTCTCCATATGTATAGAAGCTGGCACATTCGGCCAGATCAGAGAAAAGGAAGTCATAGGCTTCATATGAAGGAACATTATTTACAGATTTAGACTTCCAAAGGAAATAACCTCTGCTAATGGACCTCAGTTTAGCGGAGGCAAAATAGTAGAATTCTTCCAGGATTGGAGGATGAAGAGAGTTACCTCCAAATCGTACCATCCCGGAGCAAACAAACATGCGAAATTATT
Coding sequences within:
- the LOC138879702 gene encoding uncharacterized mitochondrial protein AtMg00860-like, with the translated sequence MLLHGGRGHCFGPQISKQGIEVDRAKIKITSKLPPPTSVKGVQSFLGHADFYRRFIKDFSKITNPMRKLLEKDANFIFDEKCLKAFEELKENLTTTPIIVTPDWSLPFELMYNASGLAFGEVLGQ
- the LOC138879703 gene encoding uncharacterized protein, yielding MLERVLQNQERSDTSMRNMTELVGSHTASIQRLEMQMRDLSKEQNSKQKGTLPSDTIANPKGSGSSPTSHCMAITTRNGKILQGENEQVVEVEDSEQEVEAQVEVPIVVEVEKVLEEVKIQEVNWEEVKEEVKEIAKTLAPIPRPPPPFPQRLARKVDDNKLKKFYDILKQLSVNIPFVEAFQEMPNFAKYLKDLITKNKTTKNEVVNATHWVSSIIATTTVQKKEDP